CATAATGTTCTTCGCCTGTTGAAGCGTCATACAGATTGGTATGCCATAAAAAGAAATGCTATTCAGAGTTATGGAAAAGCGATTGCAACAGGAAATTTGGGCGCAAAAGCATGGTTAGAATGGAAAAGAATGCCTGATATGGATTTGGCAGATGTTTATTACGATGCTTTCTTGGCAAATGGAAAAGTAAAAGAAGAAATAGAAGACCTTAAAGCTGGCGAAACAATTCGTCTTAGAGTAATTAATGGTTCGGCTTCTTCACATTTTTGGCTACATTATGCAGGAGGCAAAATGAAGGTTGTAGCTGCTGATGGAATAGATGTTGAGCCTGTTGAAGTAGATAAATTACTTATTGCAACGGCTGAAACGTATGATATTGAAGTTACAATTCCTAAAAATGCTAAAGATGCTAATTCGGAAAAATATGAATTTCGTGCTACTTCGTGGGATAGATACAAATATACTTCGGTTTGGTTAGGCGACAAATCTGCAACTCAAAAAGCTGCAACAGATTTACCTCCACTAGATTATTTTGCGCTAGTAAACGAAATGAAAGACATGATGAAAATGATGCCCAAAATGAAAATGGGTAAAGCTCCCAAAAATAGAATGGAAAATGGGTTGTATGAAAGCACAAAAGCTCCCACAAATTATGATATTCTGATGGAAGACATGAATAGAATGGGAATGAAAATGGGACAGGAAGAAAAGGGAATGGAAAATGAAGAAATGAAAATGGATTCTTCAAAAATGGATAACATGAATCATCAAAATCATGATAAAATGGACATGCAAGAAGGAAAAACCCATGACGCTTCAAAGGAAGGAATGATGATGAGTAAAGATGATCCCAAAGCAAATAGGATGAAATCTATGCTCAAGCCAATGGGTGTAATGATGACAGGTTACAAACAGCTCAAAAAACAGAATCCTGATGAAACCATTTTTGATTACACGATGCTCAAATCAGAAACCTCGACAAAGATAAATGAAGACCAACCTGTAAGAGTTATTCATTTATATTTGGGTGGAAATATGTTGCGTTATGTTTGGATGATAAATAATACGCCACTTTCAGAAGCTGACAAAATCAAGATTACAAAAGGTGAAACGGTTCGTTTTGTGATGCACAATACAACCATGATGAGCCACCCCATGCACTTGCACGGACATTTTTTTAGAGTAATAAATGGACAAGATGATTTTTCTCCTCTTAAACATACTGTAAATGTTGCACCAATGGAAACCACAATTATAGAATTTGATGCGATTGAGGAAAAAGATTGGTTTTTTCATTGTCATCTACTTTATCACATGATGTCTGGAATGGCTAGAGTAGTCAATTATACCAATTCTACGCCTATGATTACGACAAATGCAGGGTATAGAAGGTTTGCTAGTGAAGATAAAAACTGGTATTCGATGGCAAATGCAAGAGTGCAAAGTAATGGACTTTGGACAGATGCAAGTATTTTTAATTTCCGAAATGAAATTAGTATAGAAGGAAATACAAACTATACAGACCAAATAGAGATAGAAGCAAAAGCAATGCGTTACTTTGGATCAAAACAGTTTTTTGTAGCTTATGTAGGTGCAGAATTAGAGCAAGAAGAAACAAATATAATAAGTGAAGAACAGGTTTTGCCTGATGCAAAAGTAAAAGGGTTAGTCGGAATTCGTTATTTCTTACCGATGCATATTTGGTCAGATTTCAGAACTGACCATGAAGGAAATTTGCAAATCGAATTAGAACGAGAAGATTTTCCACTTACCAAACGCTGGAGAGCAAATGTAAGTCTAGAATATCTTATCAATCAAGATGAATTTAGATATACAGTAGGAACAAGTTATATTTTAGGACAATATTTTGGAATTTCTGCTAATTATGATAACCGTTATGGTTGGGGTGCAGGTTTACAAATTATGTACTAAAATAGTGATTAAGGAAGGAGAACTGTTTAGTTTATTATTTTAATATTCCTAACGCAAAAAAAAATAGTAAAAGTATTTTTACAAATAGAAAATTCTGACTAAAAGTTTAGAGTAACGTATGCAAACAACTATTAAAATTACATGAAAGAAGAACAGGAAAATTATAAAAAAGACAGCCTGTCCCTTAAAGGTGCAATAGCTCTTGGAACTGGAGTAATGATTGGTGCAGGAATTTTTGCTCTTTTAGGACAAGTAGCCGAATTATCTGGAACTTGGTTTCCTTATATTTTTATTATTGGAGCTATTATTTCTGGGTTTAGTTCTTATTCTTACATCAAAGTTTCTGATGCGTATCCTTCTTCAGGAGGTATTGCAATGATTTTGATGAAAGCCTACGGAAAAACAACTCTAACTGCTTCTGCTTCTGTGTTAATGGCATTTTCTATGATAATAAATGAAAGTTTAGTAGCAAGAACATTTGGTTCTTATACTTTACAACTATTTGAAGTTGATAACACAAATATATGGATTCCTACATTAGGAGTAGGTTTATTAGTGTTTGCTTATATTATTAATATCTCGGGAAATAAGATAATCGGAAAAACTTCTCAGTTTATGGCATTTATCAAAATTGTAGGAATTATAGTATTTGCTTTAGGAGGTTTATGGGCAGCAAGTTTTACCTTTCCAGACTTAATTCCAAGTAAAATTGATAATAATAGCCATTCTTTTCCTGAATATATAGGAGCGATTGCCTTGTCTATCTTAGCGTATAAGGGTTTTACGACCATTACTAATAGTGGAGGCGAAATTACTAATCCTCACAAAAACGTTGGTAGGTCAATTATTGTTTCATTAGTAATTTGTACAATTATTTATTTTTTAGTTGCCATTGCTGTCAATAGTAGTTTATCTATTTCTGAAATAATCAAAGCAAAAGATTATTCTTTAGCACAAGCAGCTAGACCTGCTTTTGGAGATTATGGACTTTATTTTACAGTAGCAATAGCAATTATAGCCACTATTTCAGGAATAATAGCTAGTATTTTTGCTGTTTCTCGTATGACAGCTATGCTTACTAAAATGAATTTGATACCACATAGTCATTTTGGAATGTCAGGAAGTATTCAAAAACACATGCTAATTTACGTTGTGGTCATTGCGATTACTCTAACTATTTTCTTTGACTTATCACGTATTGCCTCTATTGGAGCAATTTTTTATCTAATAATGGATATGATAGTTCATTGGGGCGTTTTTAAACATTTAAGAAAAGAGGTAAAGGCAAAGGGATTTATACTATTATCTGCATTATTACTTGATTTAATTGTATTAATAGCCTTTTTATGGGTCAAAGCTACTACTGATATTTTTGTAGTTATTGTTTCTATCATTGGAATAGCTCTAGTTTTTGCTAGTGAGAAATGGTTTTTGTATTGGAAAAAAACAGAACAAAATGAAGGAGAAAACAAAGACATGTAGTTTTTAGATAAGGTATTTAATCAAAAATAAATAGTGTATGTTGAGTTATTTGAAGCTAAATAGCAAAATAGTGTAAAACCTTGTCAAAATCATAAACAACTCTACTACTTTAATATCGTTTTATTAGTATAGAATCTAACTAATTTAATCAGATTTCTTTTCTAACTACAATTCATAACAGCCTTAAAAATCTGTTCTCAAACTATAAATATCAAAATCATGAAAACGCTAGAACAAATCCACATCAAAGAATATAAAATTACAGGAATGACCTGTAAAGGTTGCGAAGCTAACGTAAAAAAGACATTAGAAGCACTTCCACAAATAGAAACAGCAGAAATTAGTGTAGAAAATGGAGAAGGAAAGCTTTATTTCAAGGAAGATATTCCTACAACTATTTTACAAGAAAAATTATCTAAAATAGGAAATTATAAAATTACAGAAAAGGTAAGTGTATTAAACGGAAATGCTAAATCTATGACAACGCTAGAGCAAATAATGACAAAAGAATATGAAATTACTGGAATGACCTGCAAAGGCTGCGAAGCAAAAATAAAAAAAGCATTAGAAGCACTTCCACAAATAGAAAAAGCAGAAATTAGTGTAGAAAATTCTGATGGAATAGTTTATTTTCATGAAGATATTCCTACAACCGTTTTACAAGAAAAATTATCTAAAATAGGAAATTATATTATTACAGAAAAAAAAAACTCTTAAAGGAAAATGCTGTAGTTTATGAAGAAGTAAAAGCGAATTCTATTGAATCTGTAAATCAAAATCATACCGTTACAGAAACAAACGATTTACCAAATGAATTTTCATTTTCGACTTACAAACCTCTTTTTTTGATTGTCGGTTTTATTTTGGGAGTGAGTATTTTGGTTCAATACCCATTTACTGATTTTTCAGGAATGCTTTTGATGCGTAATTTTATGGCAGGTTTCTTTATTGTCTTTGCCTTTTTCAAACTTCTTAATCTAAAAGGTTTTGCCATGTCGTATAAAATGTATGACGTTGTGGCTGCCAAATGGAAAGGTTGGGGACTTATTTATCCGTTTGTCGAACTTTCTTTAGGAATTGCTTATTTGATAAATGTTTTTCCTTTTTATGTCAATCTAATTACTGTTATCGTTTTGGGAATTAGTAGTATTGGAGTAATAAAAAGTAATTTGGATAACAA
This genomic interval from Bernardetia sp. MNP-M8 contains the following:
- a CDS encoding multicopper oxidase domain-containing protein encodes the protein MKNQLLLLFFTLLFSQNGFAQHTHSNHTNSKSNKEIKNKTVFYNLTVSDTVMELAGKKAKLLTTNGQIPAPTLFFTEGDTALIYVKNNTKGTTSFHWHGLLLPNEQDGVPLLTTELIKAGETHIFKFPIIQNGTYWYHSHTMYQEQKGLYGGIAISPKEPQDFIRTKEKVIVLSDFTDQNPHNVLRLLKRHTDWYAIKRNAIQSYGKAIATGNLGAKAWLEWKRMPDMDLADVYYDAFLANGKVKEEIEDLKAGETIRLRVINGSASSHFWLHYAGGKMKVVAADGIDVEPVEVDKLLIATAETYDIEVTIPKNAKDANSEKYEFRATSWDRYKYTSVWLGDKSATQKAATDLPPLDYFALVNEMKDMMKMMPKMKMGKAPKNRMENGLYESTKAPTNYDILMEDMNRMGMKMGQEEKGMENEEMKMDSSKMDNMNHQNHDKMDMQEGKTHDASKEGMMMSKDDPKANRMKSMLKPMGVMMTGYKQLKKQNPDETIFDYTMLKSETSTKINEDQPVRVIHLYLGGNMLRYVWMINNTPLSEADKIKITKGETVRFVMHNTTMMSHPMHLHGHFFRVINGQDDFSPLKHTVNVAPMETTIIEFDAIEEKDWFFHCHLLYHMMSGMARVVNYTNSTPMITTNAGYRRFASEDKNWYSMANARVQSNGLWTDASIFNFRNEISIEGNTNYTDQIEIEAKAMRYFGSKQFFVAYVGAELEQEETNIISEEQVLPDAKVKGLVGIRYFLPMHIWSDFRTDHEGNLQIELEREDFPLTKRWRANVSLEYLINQDEFRYTVGTSYILGQYFGISANYDNRYGWGAGLQIMY
- a CDS encoding APC family permease — protein: MKEEQENYKKDSLSLKGAIALGTGVMIGAGIFALLGQVAELSGTWFPYIFIIGAIISGFSSYSYIKVSDAYPSSGGIAMILMKAYGKTTLTASASVLMAFSMIINESLVARTFGSYTLQLFEVDNTNIWIPTLGVGLLVFAYIINISGNKIIGKTSQFMAFIKIVGIIVFALGGLWAASFTFPDLIPSKIDNNSHSFPEYIGAIALSILAYKGFTTITNSGGEITNPHKNVGRSIIVSLVICTIIYFLVAIAVNSSLSISEIIKAKDYSLAQAARPAFGDYGLYFTVAIAIIATISGIIASIFAVSRMTAMLTKMNLIPHSHFGMSGSIQKHMLIYVVVIAITLTIFFDLSRIASIGAIFYLIMDMIVHWGVFKHLRKEVKAKGFILLSALLLDLIVLIAFLWVKATTDIFVVIVSIIGIALVFASEKWFLYWKKTEQNEGENKDM
- a CDS encoding heavy metal-associated domain-containing protein, with translation MKTLEQIHIKEYKITGMTCKGCEANVKKTLEALPQIETAEISVENGEGKLYFKEDIPTTILQEKLSKIGNYKITEKVSVLNGNAKSMTTLEQIMTKEYEITGMTCKGCEAKIKKALEALPQIEKAEISVENSDGIVYFHEDIPTTVLQEKLSKIGNYIITEKKNS
- a CDS encoding MauE/DoxX family redox-associated membrane protein, coding for MIVGFILGVSILVQYPFTDFSGMLLMRNFMAGFFIVFAFFKLLNLKGFAMSYKMYDVVAAKWKGWGLIYPFVELSLGIAYLINVFPFYVNLITVIVLGISSIGVIKSNLDNKKIKCACLGDVFNLPMSTVTIIEDVSMVVMALVMLFVV